From a single Brassica napus cultivar Da-Ae chromosome C9, Da-Ae, whole genome shotgun sequence genomic region:
- the LOC106400053 gene encoding uncharacterized protein LOC106400053 isoform X1, giving the protein MLMQFIGYSEAAKDPEMQGIYSNASSLNARPSNSSTLNQTMNVSRPRKRKDSTFLQSPWNKVYLQPSELCHSISVSEQEWALAANTLCEKVILSLILITSSFTKQSLSSNKEFFFCCCWLVPSDAKIDPNEVVSSSKKRLVFSTNLMQQLLQPAPTFVFSDIKSAFNYEIMLYFESRITLADACSLTCHSDFDKSTNDQERGYSALVKAFMEKLQHLEEDFQSWESATSILDIILEIQDIERFSVINRLAKFHSRAKTNTKRSVPQRYVELQKPGNLPEPLQCLPL; this is encoded by the exons ATGTTGATGCAATTCATAG GCTATTCCGAAGCTGCCAAGGATCCGGAAATGCAGGGGATATATAGTAATGCTTCGAGTTTAAACGCTAGACCGAGTAACTCAAGCACTCTGAACCAAACCATGAATGTTTCAAGACCGAGGAAGCGCAAAGATTCAACCTTCTTACAATCACCATGGAACAAAGTCTATCTGCAACCTTCAGAGTTATGTCACAGCATCAG TGTGTCAGAACAAGAGTGGGCCCTTGCGGCAAATACACTCTGTGAGAAGGTAATACTATCTCTTATACTAATCACTTCTTCTTTTACCAAACAATCTCTATCTTCaaataaagagttttttttttgttgttgttggttggTACCATCTGATGCTAAGATCGATCCAAATGAGGTGGTCTCTTCTTCAAAGAAGAGGCTTGTTTTCTCCACAAATCTTATGCAACAACTTCTCCAACCAGCACCAACGTTTGTTTTCTCGGACATCAAGTCAGCTTTCAACTACGAGATTATGCTTTACTTTGAGTCCAGAATCACCCTCGCTGATGCATGTTCTCTCACGTGCCACTCGGATTTTGATAAGAGCACAAA TGATCAGGAAAGAGGATATAGTGCACTTGTCAAAGCTTTCATGGAGAAGTTGCAACACCTCGAAGAGGACTTCCAAAG CTGGGAGAGTGCCACATCGATATTAGACATCATCTTAGAAATCCAAGACATTGAAAGATTCTCGGTGATAAACCGTCTGGCCAAGTTTCATAGCCGTGCAAAGACCAATACTAAAAGATCAGTTCCTCAGAGATACGTTGAATTACAAAAGCCAGGGAACCTACCTGAGCCACTACAATGTCTTCCTCTGTGA
- the LOC106400053 gene encoding uncharacterized protein LOC106400053 isoform X2 has product MLMQFIGYSEAAKDPEMQGIYSNASSLNARPSNSSTLNQTMNVSRPRKRKDSTFLQSPWNKVYLQPSELCHSISVSEQEWALAANTLCEKIDPNEVVSSSKKRLVFSTNLMQQLLQPAPTFVFSDIKSAFNYEIMLYFESRITLADACSLTCHSDFDKSTNDQERGYSALVKAFMEKLQHLEEDFQSWESATSILDIILEIQDIERFSVINRLAKFHSRAKTNTKRSVPQRYVELQKPGNLPEPLQCLPL; this is encoded by the exons ATGTTGATGCAATTCATAG GCTATTCCGAAGCTGCCAAGGATCCGGAAATGCAGGGGATATATAGTAATGCTTCGAGTTTAAACGCTAGACCGAGTAACTCAAGCACTCTGAACCAAACCATGAATGTTTCAAGACCGAGGAAGCGCAAAGATTCAACCTTCTTACAATCACCATGGAACAAAGTCTATCTGCAACCTTCAGAGTTATGTCACAGCATCAG TGTGTCAGAACAAGAGTGGGCCCTTGCGGCAAATACACTCTGTGAGAAG ATCGATCCAAATGAGGTGGTCTCTTCTTCAAAGAAGAGGCTTGTTTTCTCCACAAATCTTATGCAACAACTTCTCCAACCAGCACCAACGTTTGTTTTCTCGGACATCAAGTCAGCTTTCAACTACGAGATTATGCTTTACTTTGAGTCCAGAATCACCCTCGCTGATGCATGTTCTCTCACGTGCCACTCGGATTTTGATAAGAGCACAAA TGATCAGGAAAGAGGATATAGTGCACTTGTCAAAGCTTTCATGGAGAAGTTGCAACACCTCGAAGAGGACTTCCAAAG CTGGGAGAGTGCCACATCGATATTAGACATCATCTTAGAAATCCAAGACATTGAAAGATTCTCGGTGATAAACCGTCTGGCCAAGTTTCATAGCCGTGCAAAGACCAATACTAAAAGATCAGTTCCTCAGAGATACGTTGAATTACAAAAGCCAGGGAACCTACCTGAGCCACTACAATGTCTTCCTCTGTGA
- the LOC106400053 gene encoding uncharacterized protein LOC106400053 isoform X3: MLMQFIGYSEAAKDPEMQGIYSNASSLNARPSNSSTLNQTMNVSRPRKRKDSTFLQSPWNKVYLQPSELCHSISVSEQEWALAANTLCEKVILSLILITSSFTKQSLSSNKEFFFCCCWLVPSDAKIDPNEVVSSSKKRLVFSTNLMQQLLQPAPTFVFSDIKSAFNYEIMLYFESRITLADACSLTCHSDFDKSTKKEDIVHLSKLSWRSCNTSKRTSKAGRVPHRY, encoded by the exons ATGTTGATGCAATTCATAG GCTATTCCGAAGCTGCCAAGGATCCGGAAATGCAGGGGATATATAGTAATGCTTCGAGTTTAAACGCTAGACCGAGTAACTCAAGCACTCTGAACCAAACCATGAATGTTTCAAGACCGAGGAAGCGCAAAGATTCAACCTTCTTACAATCACCATGGAACAAAGTCTATCTGCAACCTTCAGAGTTATGTCACAGCATCAG TGTGTCAGAACAAGAGTGGGCCCTTGCGGCAAATACACTCTGTGAGAAGGTAATACTATCTCTTATACTAATCACTTCTTCTTTTACCAAACAATCTCTATCTTCaaataaagagttttttttttgttgttgttggttggTACCATCTGATGCTAAGATCGATCCAAATGAGGTGGTCTCTTCTTCAAAGAAGAGGCTTGTTTTCTCCACAAATCTTATGCAACAACTTCTCCAACCAGCACCAACGTTTGTTTTCTCGGACATCAAGTCAGCTTTCAACTACGAGATTATGCTTTACTTTGAGTCCAGAATCACCCTCGCTGATGCATGTTCTCTCACGTGCCACTCGGATTTTGATAAGAGCACAAA GAAAGAGGATATAGTGCACTTGTCAAAGCTTTCATGGAGAAGTTGCAACACCTCGAAGAGGACTTCCAAAG CTGGGAGAGTGCCACATCGATATTAG
- the LOC106397162 gene encoding uncharacterized protein LOC106397162 isoform X2, with protein sequence MTGEDDEACRASPIESAITNDDASRPIQRKRNWDQLVAVDRAAAIIEETMRQKPSSQLGVVGFHTVKDLMSKNVNIHFKCQGRMYSLMMKASVEEITLPVLEARICRKVALDESRVKLRLSYIPLLVGFEEQFTISDDEDLCVYLTSADRENRRCVLYVEVITITEHPEQLSRAGEGSSLGINYEELNSKDDEMGALYVKQIEMMEEDEDEYVAVRPVSEASQCVEAWEDGLNITIQQEFADKKAVQEVVYMAACSNGFVFDVKKSDKQRLVLKCPKEGCKWGLRASKIEKTEMFSIRSYTKMHTCSRDGQSKSKRGKVTPQLVASLLHEAYPGEMQTLTPKSIIDFVWTKLSVKISYATAWRGKSLYSGSLEDEVTMLKNE encoded by the exons ATGACGGGGGAAGACGACGAGGCGTGTAGGGCTTCTCCGATCGAATCAGCTATAACGAACGATGATGCTTCTCGGCCAATTCAAAG AAAGAGAAATTGGGATCAGCTTGTTGCCGTTGATCGTGCAGCGGCTATAATTGAGGAGACGATGAGACAGAAACCAAGTTCACAGCTCGGGGTTGTTGGTTTTCACACGGTCAAG GATTTAATGAGCAAAAATGTGAACATACATTTTAAATGCCAAGGTCGCATGTATAGTTTAATGATGAAGGCATCAGTGGAAGAGATAACTCTGCCAGTGCTAGAAGCAAGGATATGCAGAAAGGTTGCGTTGGATGAAAGTAGGGTGAAATTGAGATTGAGTTACATTCCACTGCTGGTGGGTTTTGAGGAGCAGTTTACTATTTCCGATGACGAGGATCTTTGCGTTTATCTAACATCTGCTGATAGAGAGAATCGTAGATGTGTTTTGTATGTGGAGGTCATCACTATCACAGAACACCCCGAGCAGCTTTCGAGAGCGGGCGAAGGAAGTTCTTTAGGTATAAACTATGAAGAGTTGAATTCAAAGGACGATGAGATGGGAGCTCTGTACGTAAAACAAATTGAGATGATGGAGGAAGATGAGGATGAATATGTGGCAGTTCGACCTGTTTCAGAAGCGAGTCAGTGTGTAGAGGCGTGGGAAGACGGTTTGAATATCACAATACAACAAGAGTTTGCTGATAAAAAGGCAGTGCAAGAAGTGGTGTATATGGCCGCATGCTCAAATGGTTTTGTGTTTGATGTGAAAAAGTCTGATAAACAGCGATTAGTGCTAAAATGTCCTAAAGAAGGATGTAAATGGGGTTTGCGAGCTTCAAAGATTGAAAAGACTGAAATGTTCTCGATTAGAAGTTACACCAAGATGCATACATGCTCTCGTGATGGTCAGAGTAAAAGCAAGAGGGGGAAAGTCACGCCACAGTTAGTTGCATCTCTATTGCATGAGGCTTATCCAGGAGAGATGCAAACTCTAACTCCTAAAAGTATCATTGATTTTGTTTGGACAAAATTAAGCGTGAAAATATCATACGCCACTGCATGGAGAGGTAAAAGTTTGTATTCAGGCTCTCTTGAAGATGAGGTGACTATGTTAAAGAACGAGTAG
- the LOC106397162 gene encoding uncharacterized protein LOC106397162 isoform X1, translating into MTGEDDEACRASPIESAITNDDASRPIQSRKRNWDQLVAVDRAAAIIEETMRQKPSSQLGVVGFHTVKDLMSKNVNIHFKCQGRMYSLMMKASVEEITLPVLEARICRKVALDESRVKLRLSYIPLLVGFEEQFTISDDEDLCVYLTSADRENRRCVLYVEVITITEHPEQLSRAGEGSSLGINYEELNSKDDEMGALYVKQIEMMEEDEDEYVAVRPVSEASQCVEAWEDGLNITIQQEFADKKAVQEVVYMAACSNGFVFDVKKSDKQRLVLKCPKEGCKWGLRASKIEKTEMFSIRSYTKMHTCSRDGQSKSKRGKVTPQLVASLLHEAYPGEMQTLTPKSIIDFVWTKLSVKISYATAWRGKSLYSGSLEDEVTMLKNE; encoded by the exons ATGACGGGGGAAGACGACGAGGCGTGTAGGGCTTCTCCGATCGAATCAGCTATAACGAACGATGATGCTTCTCGGCCAATTCAAAG TAGAAAGAGAAATTGGGATCAGCTTGTTGCCGTTGATCGTGCAGCGGCTATAATTGAGGAGACGATGAGACAGAAACCAAGTTCACAGCTCGGGGTTGTTGGTTTTCACACGGTCAAG GATTTAATGAGCAAAAATGTGAACATACATTTTAAATGCCAAGGTCGCATGTATAGTTTAATGATGAAGGCATCAGTGGAAGAGATAACTCTGCCAGTGCTAGAAGCAAGGATATGCAGAAAGGTTGCGTTGGATGAAAGTAGGGTGAAATTGAGATTGAGTTACATTCCACTGCTGGTGGGTTTTGAGGAGCAGTTTACTATTTCCGATGACGAGGATCTTTGCGTTTATCTAACATCTGCTGATAGAGAGAATCGTAGATGTGTTTTGTATGTGGAGGTCATCACTATCACAGAACACCCCGAGCAGCTTTCGAGAGCGGGCGAAGGAAGTTCTTTAGGTATAAACTATGAAGAGTTGAATTCAAAGGACGATGAGATGGGAGCTCTGTACGTAAAACAAATTGAGATGATGGAGGAAGATGAGGATGAATATGTGGCAGTTCGACCTGTTTCAGAAGCGAGTCAGTGTGTAGAGGCGTGGGAAGACGGTTTGAATATCACAATACAACAAGAGTTTGCTGATAAAAAGGCAGTGCAAGAAGTGGTGTATATGGCCGCATGCTCAAATGGTTTTGTGTTTGATGTGAAAAAGTCTGATAAACAGCGATTAGTGCTAAAATGTCCTAAAGAAGGATGTAAATGGGGTTTGCGAGCTTCAAAGATTGAAAAGACTGAAATGTTCTCGATTAGAAGTTACACCAAGATGCATACATGCTCTCGTGATGGTCAGAGTAAAAGCAAGAGGGGGAAAGTCACGCCACAGTTAGTTGCATCTCTATTGCATGAGGCTTATCCAGGAGAGATGCAAACTCTAACTCCTAAAAGTATCATTGATTTTGTTTGGACAAAATTAAGCGTGAAAATATCATACGCCACTGCATGGAGAGGTAAAAGTTTGTATTCAGGCTCTCTTGAAGATGAGGTGACTATGTTAAAGAACGAGTAG
- the LOC106397312 gene encoding ninja-family protein AFP3 — MSGAEKREHGEEIPRDLLQRFMSKKQKSSVEDGEVEIELDLGLSLNGRFGVDPLAKTRLLARSSSIPDLVVNGGRTELSRTCSLPVETEEWRKRKELQSLRRLEAKRKRLEKQRNVRVLREKHKAGGGGGEEGSIGSSGSGSSGLSELDTSPSPPVQATTKASIERSPSSTQPLPENQAARNMIDDMPCVSTTGDGPNGRKIDGFLYRYRKGDEVRIVCVCHGSFLTPAEFVKHAGGRDVARPLKHIVVNPSPFL, encoded by the exons ATGTCCGGAGCTGAGAAAAGGGAACACGGAGAAGAGATCCCTAGAGATCTGCTGCAGAGGTTCATGTCCAAGAAACAGAAGTCGTCCGTTGAAGACGGAGAGGTAGAGATTGAGCTGGACTTAGGGCTTTCTCTCAACGGTAGGTTCGGTGTGGACCCACTTGCGAAGACGAGGCTGCTCGCGCGGTCATCTTCTATTCCTGATCTTGTGGTCAACGGTGGTAGAACGGAGCTGAGTAGGACTTGCTCGTTGCCTGTGGAGACGGAGGAGTGGAGGAAGAGGAAGGAGTTGCAGAGCTTGAGGAGGCTTGAGGCGAAGAGAAAGAGGTTAGAGAAGCAGAGGAACGTGAGAGTACTTAGGGAGAAACACAAAgctggtggaggaggaggagaagaaggatCTATTGGATCTTCCGGAAGTGGTTCCTCTGGTTTGTCCGAACTCGACACCTCCCCTTCTCCTCCTGTTCAAG CAACAACAAAAGCGTCCATAGAAAGAAGCCCATCAAGTACTCAACCTCTGCCCGAGAATCAAGCAGCACGTAACATGATAGACGACATGCCATGCGTGTCAACAACAGGCGATGGACCCAACGGGAGAAAGATAGATGGGTTTCTGTATAGGTACAGGAAAGGCGATGAGGTGAGGATTGTGTGTGTGTGCCACGGAAGCTTCCTAACGCCTGCTGAGTTCGTTAAGCATGCAGGTGGCCGAGACGTGGCGCGCCCCTTAAAGCACATTGTTGTAAATCCGTCTCCCTTTTTGTGA
- the LOC125593270 gene encoding malonyl-CoA:anthocyanidin 5-O-glucoside-6''-O-malonyltransferase-like produces the protein MLSPFEAFTTVEPGRQIISVAGSTRLGIYGSDIGWGKPLKVEIVTIDKDTSVSLSESRDGTSGVEIRLCLTKDDVERFAIVMLSEGDVCVSVECAHVSNIQRNGVDGFCKLV, from the exons ATGCTTTCACCGTTCGAGGCGTTTACGACAGTGGAACCGGGTCGACAGATTATTTCAGTGGCTGGGTCGACCCGGCTGGGAATCTACGGGTCGGATATCGGGTGGGGGAAACCGTTGAAGGTAGAGATAGTGACGATCGATAAGGACACGTCGGTTTCGTTGTCAGAGAGTAGAGATGGAACCAGCGGTGTTGAGATTAGGCTTTGCTTGACGAAAGATGACGTGGAACGGTTTG CTATTGTGATGCTATCGGAGGGAGACGTGTGTGTGAGTGTCGAGTGTGCACATGTGTCAAACATCCAGAGGAATGGCGTCGATGGATTTTGCAAGTTGGTTTAA
- the LOC106397985 gene encoding BAHD acyltransferase At3g29680-like, translated as MGLKVIKITQVSPAADSSRHSADPLILPLTFFDLRWVRSHPTQQVIFYKLPESSREFFHSVILPKLSLSLSLVLRHYFPLAGHLKWNQQDPKPRVVVYNHDTVSLTVAESNADFLFVSGKGLRPQTELRILVPELSVTCDSTSLYSLQITLFPNQGFCIGLAEHHVLKDGVGSIMFIKAWARICKSLGHGIMTLPSDFIPILDRTLINVRPSLESDILEYTSYFSDEKDGKRTMKPPPVGEICTDLVRITLELTQENVEKRKERAKRESTRSQHELHLSTFVIVNAYVWSCLVKAHGGNKERPLLFMYAADFRNRLDPPVPDRYLGNCVVLINCIGYKANNLLGRVGFVSAVEILSDSVKGLGSRGIEALWESYIDGMKQVKPDTHVESVSGSTRMGLYGADFGWGKPVNHEIVSIDRYPAYSMWERRDETGGAEIGLCLRKSEMDTFISLFEYGLEIIASRI; from the coding sequence ATGGGGCTAAAAGTAATCAAGATCACCCAAGTTAGCCCCGCAGCTGATTCGTCCCGCCACTCTGCCGACCCGCTCATCCTCCCGCTCACTTTCTTCGACTTGCGGTGGGTAAGATCACATCCTACTCAGCAAGTCATCTTCTACAAACTCCCAGAGTCATCTCGCGAGTTTTTTCACTCCGTGATCCtccctaagctctctctctctctctccctcgtcCTCCGCCACTACTTCCCGTTGGCTGGTCACCTCAAGTGGAACCAACAAGATCCTAAGCCCCGAGTTGTTGTCTACAACCACGACACTGTCTCGCTAACGGTAGCTGAGTCTAACGCTGATTTTCTCTTTGTTTCCGGTAAGGGCCTACGTCCACAGACGGAGTTACGTATCTTGGTGCCGGAGTTATCGGTCACGTGTGACTCTACATCTCTATATTCTCTCCAAATCACATTGTTCCCTAACCAAGGGTTTTGCATCGGCCTAGCGGAACATCATGTTTTGAAGGACGGTGTAGGATCTATAATGTTTATCAAAGCATGGGCTCGCATTTGTAAATCACTGGGACACGGAATAATGACTTTACCTAGTGACTTTATTCCAATATTAGATCGTACTCTCATCAATGTTCGGCCTAGTCTTGAATCCGATATTTTGGAATACACCTCTTACTTTTCAGATGAAAAAGATGGCAAGAGAACCATGAAGCCGCCTCCAGTGGGAGAGATTTGTACTGATCTTGTCCGGATAACACTCGAGCTGACTCAGGAGAATGTGGAGAAACGCAAAGAGCGAGCCAAGAGAGAGTCAACTCGCTCTCAGCATGAGCTTCATTTATCAACGTTCGTTATAGTAAACGCTTATGTCTGGAGCTGCCTTGTGAAGGCGCATGGAGGCAACAAAGAGAGGCCGTTGCTTTTCATGTACGCAGCCGATTTTAGGAACCGGTTAGATCCACCGGTTCCTGACAGGTACTTGGGGAATTGCGTGGTTCTTATCAACTGCATTGGCTACAAAGCAAATAATCTATTGGGAAGAGTTGGCTTTGTTAGTGCTGTGGAGATTCTTAGTGACTCAGTTAAAGGTTTGGGTTCAAGAGGGATTGAAGCACTTTGGGAGTCCTACATTGATGGAATGAAGCAAGTGAAACCGGATACTCATGTTGAGTCCGTCTCTGGATCGACCCGGATGGGGTTGTACGGGGCAGATTTCGGGTGGGGAAAACCGGTTAACCATGAGATTGTATCCATTGACCGGTATCCAGCGTATTCGATGTGGGAGAGGAGGGATGAGACCGGTGGCGCCGAGATAGGTTTGTGTTTGAGGAAGAGTGAGATGGACacttttatttctttgtttgaATATGGTTTGGAAATAATTGCATCACGTATTTAA
- the LOC106401788 gene encoding probable disease resistance protein At1g59620: MKDTSEFKIDEEMKEMGKQMIKHCGGLPLALKVLGGLLAAQYTLCEWKKIYENIGSYILGGTSFNERNVVYHVLYLSFEELPAYLKHCFLYLAHFPEDYKIDVEDLSYYWAAEGIQRPRYYAGASIREVADGYIEELVKRNMVISKRDVETSRFKTCQLHDMMREVCLLKAEEENFVEIIQGTSTENSKSSCKSRRLVVHKPDETFNVDTEVKNPSLRTLLFIKCRGWRGTSLFFTRHKLMRVLDLSRVKFEGWKVPSSIGKLIHLRYLSLFCASVNRLPSSMRNMKQLLYLNLEVHSNRVYMPNILKEMRELVYLHFPLEIKNKVKMELGNLVKLETLENFSTEHGSVDDLRGMTRLKTLSIYIRGKKCNMETLSSSLSKLPHLENLTIDKRKWYALPNDDKEEGFFLDCIHLKKLKLYIYMPKFPDEQQFPFHLTTISLTECCLKEDPMPVLEKLLHLKEVSLLYRSFRGRRMVCSRGGFPQLQMLRIRKLEELEDWIVEEGSMPFLYTLEIDACKKLKEIPEGLRFITSLEDLSVTYMGEQWGKRLLEEGEDYHKIQHIPSVEFY; encoded by the exons ATGAAAGACACATCTG AATTCAAGATTGATGAAGAAATGAAAGAGATGGGAAAACAGATGATCAAACATTGTGGAGGTCTACCCTTGGCTTTAAAAGTGTTAGGAGGTTTGTTAGCTGCACAATACACATTGTGTGAGTGGAAAAAGATATATGAGAATATTGGATCTTATATCCTCGGAGGGACTAGCTTtaatgaaagaaatgttgtttacCATGTTTTGTATCTGAGCTTTGAAGAGCTGCCTGCTTATTTGAAGCATTGCTTCCTCTACTTAGCCCATTTTCCAGAAGATTATAAAATAGATGTGGAGGATTTGTCATATTATTGGGCTGCAGAAGGAATACAAAGGCCAAGGTATTACGCTGGAGCGAGCATTCGAGAGGTTGCAGATGGATACATAGAAGAATTAGTGAAAAGAAACATGGTTATTTCTAAAAGAGACGTtgaaacttcaagatttaaaaCATGTCAGTTGCATGACATGATGAGAGAAGTTTGTTTACTCAAAGCTGAAGAAGAGAATTTTGTAGAAATTATTCAAGGCACATCAACTGAAAACTCCAAATCTTCTTGTAAATCTCGCAGACTTGTTGTACACAAGCCTGATGAAACATTTAATGTGGATACGGAGGTGAAGAATCCAAGCCTTAGAACTCTCTTGTTTATCAAGTGCAGAGGATGGAGGGGAACAAGTTTATTCTTTACAAGGCATAAACTGATGAGAGTGTTAGATCTCTCCCGGGTGAAGTTTGAAGGATGGAAAGTACCCTCTAGCATCGGGAAGCTCATCCACTTGAgatatttgagtttattttgTGCAAGTGTAAATCGTCTACCTTCTTCTATGCGGAATATGAAACAGCTGCTTTATTTAAACCTAGAAGTACATTCAAATAGAGTTTACATGCCCAATATCTTGAAAGAGATGCGAGAATTGGTATACCTCCATTTTCCGTTGGAAATAAAGAATAAGGTAAAGATGGAATTGGGTAATCTGGTCAAGCTGGAGACATTGGAGAATTTCTCAACAGAGCATGGGAGTGTGGATGACCTCCGAGGTATGACACGGCTCAAAACTCTTTCTATCTATATCAGAGGTAAAAAATGTAACATGGAAACTCTATCTTCATCTCTAAGTAAACTTCCACACTTGGAGAATCTTACAATAGATAAGAGGAAATGGTATGCTCTCCCGAATGATGATAAAGAAGAAGGATTTTTTTTGGATTGCATTCATCTCAAAAAGCTGAAGCTGTATATCTATATGCCAAAGTTTCCTGATGAGCAACAGTTTCCTTTTCACCTTACAACCATTTCTCTAACTGAGTGTTGTTTGAAAGAGGATCCAATGCCAGTTCTAGAGAAGTTGCTTCActtgaaagaggttagtttaCTGTATCGATCTTTCCGTGGGAGGAGAATGGTGTGCTCGAGGGGTGGGTTTCCTCAGTTACAGATGCTAAGAATAAGGAAACTAGAGGAGCTGGAAGATTGGATAGTAGAAGAAGGCTCCATGCCATTTCTCTATACTCTCGAGATAGATGCTTGCAAGAAACTAAAGGAGATTCCTGAAGGGCTGCGATTCATCACTTCCTTGGAGGATCTGAGTGTTACATATATGGGAGAGCAATGGGGGAAGAGACTGttggaagaaggagaagattatCACAAAATCCAACACATCCCTTCTGTTGAATTCTAttag
- the BNAC09G02140D gene encoding uncharacterized protein BNAC09G02140D → MRAIEHLVEEESVIKKARMVDNVEEVPVLSQNEPVVVDGSGNGQVTVVEEEKEKKIEEVSASLSLSEEADVHAKNTEKVPPLDLEKNNEASVVTRRKKLLVLDLNGLLADIVSPLADCKADINIGRRAIFKRPFCEEFLKFCFDKFEVGIWSSRKKNNVDRITEFLLGDMKRRLLFCWDMSYCATTTLGSLENRHKYVVFKDLNQLWEKHDPRLPWQKGDYNESNTVLLDDSPYKALLNPPYTAIFPQSYSHQNKSDTSLGNGGDLRLHLEKLVEAENVQDFIKKNPFGQEAITEASETWEFYREATRMHTHIRI, encoded by the exons ATGAGAGCAATTGAACATCTTGTAGAGGAGGAATCTGTGATCAAGAAAGCGAGAATGGTTGATAACGTAGAAGAGGTTCCAGTGCTATCCCAAAACGAACCTGTGGTGGTTGATGGAAGCGGGAATGGTCAAGTCACAGTtgtagaagaagagaaagagaagaagatagagGAAGTTTCTGCTTCTCTGAGCTTGTCAGAGGAGGCTGATGTTCATGCAAAAAACACTGAAAAGGTTCCACCTTTGGATCTAGAGAAGAACAACGAAGCTTCTGTTGTTACAAGGAGGAAGAAGCTTCTAGTTCTTGATCTGAATGGGTTGCTTGCAGACATAGTTTCTCCTCTTGCAGATTGTAAAGCTGATATCAACATTGGAAGAAGAGCAA TTTTTAAAAGACCCTTTTGTGAAGAGTTCTTGAAGTTCTGCTTTGACAAGTTTGAAGTTGGTATCTGGTCCTCTAGAAAGAA GAACAATGTGGACAGAATCACTGAGTTCTTGCTCGGAGATATGAAGAGGAGACTGTTGTTTTGCTGG gACATGTCTTACTGTGCTACGACGACTCTTGGTTCACTTGAAAACAGACACAAATACGTGGTGTTCAAGGATCTAAACCAGCTCTGGGAGAAACACGACCCAAGACTTCCTTGGCAGAAGGGTGATTACAACGAATCTAACACGGTTTTGCTAGATGATTCTCCTTACAAGGCTTTGCTTAACCCT CCATATACAGCGATATTCCCACAATCATACAGCCATCAGAACAAGTCAGACACATCCTTAG GTAATGGTGGTGATCTGAGACTTCATCTAGAGAAGTTAGTAGAAGCTGAAAACGTTCAAGATTTCATCAAGAAGAACCCTTTTGGGCAAGAAGCTATTACTGAAGCTAGTGAGACTTGGGAGTTTTATAGAGAGGCCACTCGTATGCACACACATATACGCATTTAG